In a single window of the Bacteroidota bacterium genome:
- a CDS encoding T9SS type A sorting domain-containing protein → MFNGLCTDNDNFNIKFDDAGPAYNTIACPITGGLTYHPSGNLATFNGTVPTGWWKLRIEDLFDQDGGTLTAWTLNICADNACTMTASVPNNTPVSCRNGNNGTATAAPTGGGGPYTYLWSNGATTASITGLVAGAYTCTVTDAWGCLATTTVTITQPAAVLAASTTPTATSCGLANGSATASATGGTAGYTYLWSNGATTQGISNVAAGTYTVTVTDTRNCTTTATAVVAASTGVSANATSNTPASCGQSNGTATVAATGGPGGYTYLWSNGATTQTITGVAAGSYTVTVTSGSPNCFAVGTVTVASLGNVTASVTQVQQSSCGLSNGSGTASPTGGTSYTYLWSNGATTQSVSGLAAGTYTVTVTDVSTCTATATLVINASNAVFASVPTFSPTTCGQNDGSAGAIGAGGNGNFTYLWSNGATTQNISGLGAGSYTVTVTDGVGCTGTSAVTIGASTAVTANIFNFTSTSCGLSNGVASAVAQGGSGAYTYLWSDGQTTAQANGLAAGNYTVTVTDQAGCTGTAVVTINASSAPSVAIGSQVNVNCFGTSTGSAVANPTGGTAPYTYLWSDGQTTATASNLAAGTYTVTVTDASNCTQTATITITEPASALSATSTVIDESNSGALDGSATATPNGGTAPYTYLWSNGQTGQTATGLAGGTYTCTVTDANGCTTVVTATVATLVAVEAGSAMGMEIYPNPSQGVFFVAFELDAAEDLTVTVYNKLGQKIWEKMVTQATSGRVEVNLGNVASGVYSVELKAGAEISTKKIVVGK, encoded by the coding sequence TTGTTCAATGGCCTGTGTACCGATAATGACAACTTCAACATCAAATTTGACGATGCAGGTCCCGCCTATAATACGATTGCGTGTCCGATCACTGGCGGCTTGACGTATCATCCAAGCGGAAATCTTGCCACGTTTAATGGAACCGTGCCGACAGGCTGGTGGAAACTGCGCATCGAGGATTTGTTTGATCAAGATGGCGGTACATTGACCGCGTGGACGCTCAACATCTGCGCTGACAATGCTTGCACGATGACGGCAAGTGTTCCGAACAATACGCCTGTAAGTTGCCGCAATGGAAACAACGGTACGGCAACCGCAGCTCCGACTGGCGGCGGCGGACCCTACACTTACTTGTGGAGCAATGGCGCTACAACGGCATCCATTACGGGCCTTGTCGCAGGCGCATATACCTGTACGGTGACAGATGCTTGGGGCTGTTTGGCCACCACAACGGTGACCATTACGCAGCCTGCTGCTGTTTTGGCGGCTTCCACAACACCAACTGCGACATCTTGTGGTTTGGCAAATGGTTCCGCGACTGCTAGTGCAACCGGCGGAACTGCAGGCTACACCTATCTTTGGAGCAACGGAGCGACAACCCAGGGAATTTCGAATGTGGCTGCAGGAACCTATACGGTGACCGTGACAGATACACGGAATTGCACCACAACCGCAACTGCAGTGGTGGCCGCATCTACGGGTGTTTCTGCAAATGCTACGAGCAATACGCCTGCATCCTGCGGTCAGAGCAATGGAACCGCCACGGTCGCAGCAACCGGTGGTCCTGGAGGATATACCTATTTGTGGAGCAATGGTGCTACCACGCAAACGATCACAGGGGTAGCCGCCGGATCCTATACCGTTACGGTCACAAGTGGAAGCCCGAACTGTTTTGCAGTCGGAACGGTAACCGTTGCAAGCTTAGGCAACGTCACCGCTTCGGTGACACAGGTGCAGCAATCGAGTTGTGGCCTGTCGAATGGTTCTGGCACGGCCTCGCCAACGGGCGGTACGAGCTACACCTATTTGTGGAGCAATGGCGCTACCACACAATCGGTTTCTGGACTTGCAGCAGGCACATATACGGTGACCGTGACCGACGTCAGTACCTGTACAGCTACGGCTACCTTGGTGATCAATGCCTCAAATGCAGTGTTTGCAAGTGTTCCTACGTTCTCTCCAACCACGTGCGGGCAGAATGACGGTTCTGCGGGTGCCATTGGAGCAGGCGGAAACGGAAACTTCACCTATCTCTGGAGCAATGGTGCCACCACTCAGAACATTTCCGGGTTGGGTGCAGGCAGTTATACGGTCACCGTCACAGACGGTGTGGGATGTACCGGAACAAGTGCAGTTACCATTGGGGCTTCCACAGCCGTGACCGCAAACATCTTCAATTTTACCTCGACTAGTTGCGGATTGTCCAACGGGGTCGCATCTGCCGTTGCGCAAGGTGGCTCGGGTGCCTACACCTACCTCTGGAGCGATGGTCAAACTACGGCGCAGGCAAATGGATTGGCCGCCGGCAATTACACAGTAACAGTGACCGATCAGGCAGGCTGCACGGGAACTGCCGTTGTCACGATCAATGCAAGTTCGGCACCATCGGTGGCGATCGGGAGTCAGGTGAATGTGAATTGCTTTGGCACAAGCACGGGTAGCGCGGTCGCTAATCCAACAGGCGGCACCGCGCCTTATACTTACCTTTGGAGCGATGGTCAGACGACAGCAACCGCATCCAACCTTGCCGCCGGTACCTACACGGTCACGGTAACCGACGCATCGAACTGCACCCAAACGGCGACGATCACGATTACCGAGCCTGCATCTGCACTTTCGGCAACGTCCACCGTCATCGATGAAAGCAATTCGGGTGCCTTGGATGGCAGCGCAACGGCAACGCCAAACGGAGGAACTGCGCCCTATACCTACCTCTGGAGTAACGGTCAGACGGGTCAAACGGCCACTGGACTTGCCGGAGGCACCTATACCTGCACAGTGACGGATGCAAACGGCTGTACGACAGTCGTGACCGCGACGGTCGCAACTTTGGTTGCCGTCGAAGCAGGTTCAGCAATGGGTATGGAAATCTATCCGAATCCAAGTCAGGGAGTCTTCTTCGTCGCTTTCGAATTGGATGCCGCTGAAGACTTGACGGTGACGGTGTACAATAAGCTCGGTCAGAAAATCTGGGAAAAAATGGTCACGCAAGCGACTTCAGGCAGGGTAGAGGTGAACCTCGGCAATGTCGCAAGTGGAGTTTATTCTGTAGAGTTGAAGGCAGGAGCTGAAATCAGCACCAAAAAGATCGTCGTCGGCAAATAA
- a CDS encoding family 10 glycosylhydrolase → MRWRKILLGLLGLSVAVTVFGQSTMPPKREFRGAWICTLANLDWPSRANMHSDLQKNEFVKILNNLESAGMNAVFVQVRPAGDAFYPSKIAPWSQYISGRQGMPPSPFYDPLQFMVEECHERNMEFHAWFNPFRALSHINLSSVAKDNLINSRPDWFFNYGISKYFDPGVPEARHFLVRVIMEVVRNYDIDGIHLDDYFYPYPIAGQPIPDSRSFRTFGNGFNDIKAWRRHNVDAFVEELADSIFLNSPTVKFGISPFGVWRNDDEDLRGSGTIRALSAYDELYADTRKWLKYGWVDYMVPQLYWKIGSDRAAFDVLLEWWDKQSSDRHIYIGHAIYLLQSETKPSWAKASEFVNQVELCRSQDQVCGSAWFRCSTIMDNAGGIGNSMRYEMYNHPALVPSMPWIDSIPPNRPIDLKVYPQTDGLYLAWEAPEPAQDLDLPTYYVVYRFEEGQVNDLNDPRNILSLSRERHFLDLTAKAGQTYTYAVTSVDRLHNESERFIYRTIVYE, encoded by the coding sequence ATGCGCTGGAGGAAAATTCTGTTAGGACTTTTGGGGTTGTCGGTGGCTGTGACGGTTTTCGGTCAGTCAACGATGCCACCCAAGCGCGAGTTTCGCGGGGCTTGGATCTGCACATTGGCAAACTTGGATTGGCCATCGCGGGCCAATATGCACAGTGATCTCCAGAAAAATGAATTCGTTAAAATCCTGAACAATCTCGAGTCTGCCGGGATGAATGCTGTTTTTGTACAGGTCCGGCCGGCAGGGGATGCATTTTACCCGAGTAAAATCGCTCCTTGGTCGCAGTATATTTCTGGCAGGCAGGGCATGCCACCGTCGCCCTTTTATGACCCGCTCCAATTCATGGTCGAGGAATGCCATGAGCGCAACATGGAATTCCACGCTTGGTTCAATCCATTCCGCGCCCTTTCGCACATCAACCTGAGTTCCGTCGCAAAAGACAATCTGATCAATTCCCGGCCCGATTGGTTTTTCAACTATGGAATCTCCAAGTATTTCGACCCCGGCGTGCCGGAGGCGAGACACTTCCTTGTGCGGGTAATCATGGAGGTTGTGCGGAATTACGACATTGACGGCATCCATCTTGACGATTATTTTTATCCGTATCCCATTGCCGGTCAGCCGATTCCAGACAGCCGTAGTTTCAGGACATTCGGAAATGGATTCAACGACATCAAGGCTTGGAGACGGCACAACGTGGACGCATTCGTAGAGGAATTGGCCGATAGCATCTTTTTGAACAGCCCGACGGTAAAATTCGGGATCAGCCCGTTTGGCGTATGGCGAAACGATGACGAGGACCTGCGTGGAAGTGGAACGATACGTGCCTTGAGCGCTTATGACGAGTTGTATGCCGACACGCGAAAATGGCTGAAATACGGCTGGGTGGACTATATGGTGCCGCAGCTTTATTGGAAAATCGGAAGTGATCGCGCTGCATTTGATGTTTTGCTTGAATGGTGGGACAAGCAAAGTTCCGATCGGCACATTTATATCGGTCACGCCATCTACCTGCTGCAAAGTGAAACCAAACCCAGTTGGGCCAAGGCTTCCGAATTTGTGAACCAAGTCGAGCTGTGCCGGTCCCAAGATCAGGTCTGCGGCAGTGCATGGTTTCGTTGCTCGACGATCATGGACAATGCCGGCGGGATCGGCAACTCCATGCGGTATGAAATGTACAATCACCCTGCGCTTGTCCCTTCGATGCCTTGGATCGACAGCATTCCCCCCAATCGTCCGATCGACTTGAAAGTCTACCCACAAACCGACGGCCTTTATCTCGCTTGGGAGGCTCCCGAACCTGCTCAGGATCTTGATTTGCCTACCTATTATGTCGTTTATCGCTTTGAAGAGGGCCAAGTCAATGACCTGAATGATCCCCGCAACATCCTTTCCTTAAGCAGGGAACGCCATTTTCTCGATCTGACCGCCAAAGCGGGACAAACCTATACCTACGCAGTGACCTCTGTGGACCGCTTGCACAATGAAAGTGAACGGTTTATCTACCGCACCATTGTGTACGAGTAA